A region of Necator americanus strain Aroian chromosome I, whole genome shotgun sequence DNA encodes the following proteins:
- a CDS encoding hypothetical protein (NECATOR_CHRI.G2745.T3), producing MRFVRWRELSVQYSYDLETTDQIEAELGDIAHKDCGRLPDHTFEECNETDRHSWLYNRPHNYVDFAVDENGLWVIYMRPESDFLYVSKIEPDFFIVDSWEIPDVNGTQLADAFIMCGVLYGLQSATTRDSRISFAYDLFRNETIPGQVAWYNPYQGLTMLHYNPVDSRLYFFDDRRLLSVNVRMDEEEPYYDD from the exons atgagGTTCGTGAGATGGCGAGAACTATCCGTTCAATATAG CTATGATCTTGAAACGACTGACCAAATTGAAGCGGAACTTGGTGACATTGCACACAAGGACTGCGGACGTCTTCCAGATCACACTTTTGAG GAGTGCAATGAAACCGATAGACATTCGTGGTTGTACAATCGTCCTCACAATTATGTGGATTTTGCGGTGGACGAAAATGGATTGTGGGTGATCTACATGCGACCTGAAAGTGATTTTCTTTACGTTAGTAAAATTGAACCG GACTTCTTTATCGTGGATTCTTGGGAGATTCCGGATGTGAACGGAACCCAATTGGCAGATGCTTTCATAATGTGCGGAGTGCTGTACGGATTACAGAGTGCAACTACTCGTGATTCTCGGATCAGTTTCGCTTACGATCTCTTCAG GAACGAGACGATTCCTGGACAAGTGGCATGGTACAATCCGTACCAAGGCCTCACCATGCTTCACTACAATCCTGTTGACAGTCGACTTTATTTCTTTGACGATCGTCGTCTTCTCAGCGTTAACGTCAGGATGGATGAAGAAGAGCCGTATTACGATGACTGA
- a CDS encoding hypothetical protein (NECATOR_CHRI.G2746.T1) produces MCSQQRSRKEVVYDDCILEDSLSQDDWDIEEDLNVVYDLLLGGLCVGGLDAVHPSQQGGDRPQVCAPRDNTISRAHPMVVKVPSSHLRRFQ; encoded by the exons ATGTGCAGCCAGCAACGCAGCAGAAAAGAAGTTGTATACGATGATTgcatactcgaggactccttgtcccaggATGACTGGGACATAGAGGAGGACCTAAACGTGGTCTACGACCTGCTGCTCGGAGGACT ATGCGTTGGTGGCCTTGATGCTGTTCATCCAAGTCAGCAAGGTGGTGATCGTCCTCAGGTGTGTGCTCCGCGGGATAATACCATTTCTCGAGCGCATCCGATGGTTGTTaaagtcccatcttcgcatctGCGTCGATTCCAATAA
- a CDS encoding hypothetical protein (NECATOR_CHRI.G2748.T1) — MSQGGSGGLLLEDFQFGEVRMLDMSHSFSAWDMVPGEEPPLPIAVRRPESPPPPRHYETVNRCGGFERVVLNTAKSNSVSTLPI; from the coding sequence ATGTCACAAGGTGGTAGCGGTGGGTTACTCTTAGAGGACTTCCAATTCGGAGAAGTCCGAATGTTGGATATGTCgcactccttctcagcttgggacaTGGTGCCGGGGGAAGAACCTCCACTGCCCATTGCAGtacgacgcccagagtcacctccacctccacgccactatgagactgtgaaccgttgtggaggatttGAAAGAgtagtcctcaacactgcgaAAAGCAACAGTGTATCAACTCTGCCGATCTGA
- a CDS encoding hypothetical protein (NECATOR_CHRI.G2747.T1) has protein sequence MATGERPSNLRLLRTFVILDQCDACATRHEDSLRPCTYNARTVSTDTDLHALFRAGERIKIDVTALRETDSRKERPRTGDRQYAAISGEETPSRNIGAIGFAMHPSVVHLANSHKILLPYLTIFHLRSLRQKRIRIVKCYSPT, from the coding sequence atggcgaccggtgagagaccatcaaatctcaggttgctcagaaCGTTTGTGATTTTGGACCAATGCGATGCATGCGCGACTCGCCATGAAGACAGTCTCAGGCCGTGTAcatacaacgcgagaacagtgtccacagacacTGACCTACATGCCCTTTTCAGAGCTGGAGAGCGTATTAAAATCGACGTTACTGCTCTGCGAGAGACCGATAGCAGGAAAGAGCGACCTAGGACAGGTGATCGGCAGTACGCCGCCATTAGTGGAGAGGAGACTCCGTCGCGAAATATAGGCGCTATTGGTTTTGCtatgcacccatctgtcgtccaccTTGCCAATTCTCACAAGATCCTCTTACCTTATCTGACTATTTTCCATCTCCGCTCTCTGCGTCAAAAACGCATTAGAATCGTCAaatgctactcaccaacatag